The region TGTCGGCGAAGAGATGTTTAAACTGCGGGCTGTTATCATTTGTCCGGGTTGTTTGCATGGAACTTTTACTTCTTGTCTGGCGGCAGTATCGCTGGCCATTTATCAGCGTCATGGCCCTCAGCCTTGCCAGCGCGGCGCTGGGGATTGGGCTGATTGCATTTATCAACCAGCGCCTGATTGAAACGGTCGATACCACGCTCATGGTTTTGCCGGAATTTCTCGGCCTGCTGCTTTTGCTGATGGTCGTTACCCTCGGCTCACAACTGGCGCTGACCACGCTGGGACATCACTTTGTCTACCGTCTGCGTAGCGAATTCATTAAACGTATTCTGGATACCCACGTCGAGCGTATCGAACAGCTCGGTAGCGCCTCGTTACTGGCCGGTTTAACCAGTGATATCCGCAACATTACCATCGCATTTGTCCGTCTACCGGAGCTGGTGCAGGGGATCATTTTGACCGTCGGTTCGGCGGCGTATCTGGCAATGCTCTCGACCAAAATGCTGTTAGTGACGGCAATCTGGATGGCAATCATCATCTGGGGCGGATTTGTGCTGGTAGCGCGGGTGTATAAACACATGGCGACCCTGCGTGAGACAGAAGACAAACTGTACAACGATTACCAGACTGTACTGGAAGGGCGGAAAGAACTGACGCTCAACCGTGAACGTGCTGAGCATATCTTCAACCAGCTGTACGTCCCGGATGCCAAAGAGTACCGCCACCACATTATCCGTGCTGATACCTTCCACCTGAGCGCGGTTAACTGGTCGAACATTATGATGCTGGGCGCAATAGGCCTGGTTTTCTGGATGGCGAATAGCCTGGGCTGGGCAGATACCAACGTGGCGGCGACCTATTCGCTGACGCTGCTGTTCCTGCGCACACCGTTGCTGTCTGCCGTCGGCGCGCTGCCAACGCTACTGACTGCGCAGGTCGCGTTCAACAAACTGAATAAATTCGCGCTGGCGCCCTTTAAGGCTGAATTTCCGCGAGCCGCCGCGTTCCCAAACTGGAAAACCCTGGAGCTGCGTAATGTCGTTTTCCATTACCAGGACAATCCGTTCTCCGTAGGACCGGTGAATCTGACCATTCATCGTGGAGAGTTGATCTTCCTGATTGGCGGCAACGGTAGCGGGAAATCCACGCTGGCGATGCTGCTGACCGGCCTGTATCAGCCGCAGTCGGGCGAGATCTTACTCGACGGAAAAGCGGTTTCTGTCGAAAAGCCGGAGGATTACCGTAAGCTGTTTTCCGCCGTGTTTACCGATGTCTGGTTGTTTGACAAGCTACTGGGACCGGAAGGAAAAGAGGCTAACCCGGCGCTGGTGGCGAAGTGGCTGGAACATCTGAAGATGGCACACAAACTGGAGCTTAACGACGGGCGTATCCTCAACCTGAAGTTGTCAAAAGGGCAGAAAAAGCGCGTGGCACTGCTGCTGGCCGTAGCGGAGGAGCGCGACATTATTCTGTTGGATGAATGGGCGGCCGATCAGGATCCGCATTTCCGTCGTGAATTCTACCAGGTGCTGTTGCCATTAATGCAGGATATGGGCAAAACCGTTTTTGCGATTAGCCACGACGATCACTATTTTATTCATGCGGATCGTCTGCTTGAAATGCGTAACGGTCAGTTGACTGAACTCCTGGGTGATGAGCGCGACGCTGCTTCGCGTGATGCCGTAGCCCGCACCGCGTAACACGGTATGCCCGATAGCGCTCTGCTTTTCGGGCATTTGACTGACGAGTGAATCGCCGTTTTTTTATCCACCCGGCAACACCGTTTATTGTTATTTACATAATTCAGCATCATGATTGATCATATTTCATATCATGGATTTATGATTAATGTCCGTAATAAACAAAAACAGCGCCAGGCTGCGTGACGAAGAACGTGCGCGTCTTATCTGGCTACTGACCACTGACAAAGCGATTATTTCCACGCTGTTGGGCAAGCTTACCCTGGCTGAGCAATATGACGTCGGTACATTAGCCGACGATATTGCTGAGGTAGGGGCGCTGGTGGCTCATCTGCCGCCGCCCGATCTGGCGGATACCCTTGAAGCATTGCCGTCCGAAGAGCGTCATGCCCTATGGCGACTGATCCAAAGCGATAAACGTGGCTACGTGCTGCTTGAAGCGTCCGAAAACGTCTGGGATGACCTGATCGACGAAATGTCCGACCGGGAGTTGCTCGACGCGCTGCAATACCTTGATATCGATGAACAGATTTACCTTGTTCAACATTTACCGCGTAACCTCACGGGCCGGTTGCTGGCGACGTTACCGGCAGAAGAACGGGCACGTGTTCGCCAGGTGTTGCACTACGAGAAGAATCGCGTCGGGGCGATCATGGAGTTCGAAGTCATCACCGTGCGTCCTGACGTGACGCTGGAGGTGGTGCAACGCTATCTGCGCCGGCTGGGAAAAATGCCGGAGAACACCGATAAACTGTTCGTGACCGACCGCGATAAAGTGCTCGTTGGCGAGCTCACGTTGACCTGCATTTTACTCAACGACGTGCAGCGAAAAGTCAGCGAGGTGATGGAAGACGATCCGCTCACCTTTGCGCCTGAAGACATTGCCGAACACGCTGCGCGAACGTTTGAACGTGATAACCTGGTCAGTGCGGCGGTCGTAGACCCGTCAGGCAAGCTGATGGGGCGATTGACCATCGATGAGATTGTCGATGTCGTCTATGAAGAGACCGATACCGATCTACGTCGGATGGGGGGGCTAAGCGCCGAAGAGGATGTGTTCGCCCCGGTCACCAAAGCAGTAAAAACTCGCTGGGCATGGCTGGCGATAAATTTATGTACGGCATTTATCGCTTCGCGCGTGATTGACGGTTTTGAACACACGATCTCGCAACTGGTGGCGCTGGCGTCGTTAATGCCCATTGTGGCGGGAATCGGCGGGAACACCGGCAATCAAACCATTACCATGATTGTCCGCGCGCTCGCGCTGCAAAATATTCAACCCGGAAACCTGACCTTCCTGATCCTGCGTGAAATGGGCGTGGCGCTGATCAATGGCCTTGTCTGGGGCGGGATCATGGGCGGAATCACCTGGTGGCTGTACGACGATATGGCACTCGGTGGTGTGATGACCCTGGCGATGATGCTCAATCTGCTGATGGCGGCATTGATGGGGGTGATCATCCCGATGACGATGGTGAAGCTCGGACGCGACCCGGCAGTGGGTTCCAGCGTGATGATCACCGCCATCACCGACACCGGTGGATTCTTTATTTTCCTCGGTCTGGCCACCATTTTTCTTCTTTAAACCCTCAGGTTACCGCACACACCACAGGCGTTGTGCGGTAACGCACAACGTGGTGTCTCTGCGCCTGACGAATGGGTTTACAGCGACGTCTCTCAAAAAAACCATAAAAAATCAACTTATCAATAACAGTTTTAAAATTAAAATATAATTTATAAACAATATTTAATTATTGTTACTTAAGTGTTACCGTTGGTGCCGCTCGATTTTCACCTGCAATAAAGCGAAAAAGCGATATTAAAAGTAAGGCATTAACATTATGAAAAAAGTGACTGCCATGCTCTTCACCATGGCATTAGGGCTGAATGTTGTCTCTATGGCGGCAAAAGCGAAAGCGACTGAAGAGCAGGAAACGGATGTACTGTTGATTGGCGGGGGCATCATGAGTGCCACGCTGGGAACCTATCTTCAGGAGCTGGAACCGCAGTGGTCTATGACCATGGTTGAGCGGTTGGATGGCGTTGCCCAGGAGAGTTCGAACGGCTGGAACAATGCCGGTACAGGGCACTCAGCCCTTATGGAACTGAACTACACGCCTAAAAAAGCAGATGGCACCGTTAGCATCGAAAAGGCCGTCGAAATTAACGAAGCGTTCCAGATTTCTCGCCAGTTTTGGGCGTATCAGGTCAACAATGGCGTGATGCATGACCCGCGTTCATTTATCACTACCGTTCCTCATATGAGCTTTGTCTGGGGTGATGAGAACGTGAATTTCCTGCGTGCCCGCTATGCGGCATTGCAGCAGAGCTCGTTGTTCCGTGGCATGCGGTACTCTGAAGATCACGCACAGATCAAAGAGTGGGCACCGCTGGTAATGGAAGGGCGCGATCCGAAACAAAAAGTCGCAGCCACACGTACTGAGATTGGTACTGATGTGAACTACGGCGAAATTACGCGCCAACTAATTGCATCGTTGCAGAAAAAGCCCAATTTTGCGCTGCAGCTGAGCACTGAAGTGCGTGGTTTTAAGCGTAACGCGGATAACAGCTGGACCGTTACGGTTGCCGATCTGAAAAACAATGAAGCGGAACACGATATCAAGGCGAAGTTCGTCTTTATCGGCGCCGGCGGTGCTGCGCTGAAACTGTTGCAGGAGACCGATATCCCGGAAGCGAAAGGCTACGCCGGATTCCCGGTTGGCGGACAGTTCCTGGTTGCGGAAAACCCGGATGTGGTGAATCGCCACCTGGCCAAAGTGTACGGTCAGGCGTCAGTAGGCGCACCGCCGATGTCCGTACCGCACATCGATACCCGTATTCTGGATGGCAAACGCGTGGTGCTGTTTGGGCCATTCGCGACGTTCTCCACCAAGTTCCTGAAAAACGGTTCACTGTGGGATCTGCTCAGCTCGACCACGACTTCCAACTTCATGCCGATGGTGAACGTTGGGCTGGATAATTTCGATCTGGTGAAATATCTGGTTAGTCAGGTGATGCTCAGCGACGACGACCGTTTTGCCGCGCTGCAGGAATACTACCCGCAGGCGAAAAAAGAAGACTGGCGTTTGTGGCAAGCGGGTCAACGCGTACAGATCATCAAAAGTGATGCGGAGAAGGGCGGCGTTCTGCGTCTGGGCACCGAAGTGGTGAGCGATAAAGAGGGTACGATTGCTGCATTGTTGGGCGCATCGCCGGGTGCATCCACCGCGGCACCGATCATGCTGCATCTGATGGAAAAAGTGTTTAAAGATAAAGTGGCCAGCCCGGAATGGCAGGCGAAGCTGAAAACGATTATTCCGTCTTATGGCACAAAACTTAACGGTAATGTCCAGGCTACGGAACAAGAGCTGCAATATACCAGCGAGGTTCTGGGTCTGAAATACGACAAGCCGCAGGTTGCCGATGTCGCGCCTTTACCGCAGTTGAAACCGCAGGCACAACCACAGCCTGAACAGAAAGCGGTCGCCGATATCGCGCTGTAAGCAAAATGCCTGGTGGTGATGTGAATGCACCATCAGGCATTATTGATTAACGGACTACGGCGTTCTGGACGTTCTCGTCTGCTTTCCAGATACGGTATTTCACTTCCACGTTTTCCGGGGTGTATACCACGATCGGCAGCTTGCTGTTGTAGCGCAGCATACCGTCTTCACCCAGATACGCGGTGATGAATTTCTTCTCTTTCTTGCCGTCCGGGCAGGCCATCATGGTTGAAACCGGAGAGGTAACTTTGTCGAATACGTAGTAGTCATAACCCCAACCTTCCAGCGTTTTGCTGTCCAGTTCCCCGCCAAGGCGATGTCTGTTGCAGTCCACTTCCAGCGTTTGTCCAATCAACAGTTCTACTTTGAGAGTAGATTCATCTTTCTCAGGAGCCAGCTGGATAACCTGGCGCTTCATTCCTTTTTCTGCTTTCGGATAAGGCGCGACTTTTTCCAGCGGCTGAGTGTTGGCATCATGGGTTGCAGCCCATGTTGTGGTGCTGGCGAAGGTGGCTAACAGGACGGCAGGGACAATTGTCTTCATCTTATTGTTCACAGTGTTTCCTTTCATCTTTCTTCTGAACGTGTTGATGGTAGGTTAGCATATTCAGAATATCTATAAATCTAAATTTACCTATATTTTAAGTGTATCGGTTGAATGTGTGCTTATTTGCTAGTGATATATTCTAAGAATAATCTCAATAATAAGATTATTCTCTGTTTTGGTTTGTCGTTATATAACTATGTATATAACTCATTGAAATGTGAGTAAAATCGCGTTTTTTCCCGCCAACTCCACACTCTTTTGATCCGGCAACAGCATTTACCCCGATTGGGGTATGCACCTCTAACACATCCTGAAATATCTTACTGTTAAAAATAACTACTTATAAATAGTGCGGTTTTTATTGTCGTTCAACCCGCGCAGGGAGAGCGTCATTCTGGAAGGACAATGTCATGGTTGATTTATCCCGTCGAGGCATGTTGACAGGCAGTTGGCGTAACGCCAGCAATGGGATCCGTCCGCCATGGAGCAGGGAAGCATCTCACTTTTTTACCCATTGCCTCCGTTGTGACGCCTGCATCCAGGCGTGTGAAACCGACATCCTGCAGCGAGGTCAGGGGGGCTATCCGAGCGTAAATTTCAAACACGGCGAATGCAGCTTTTGTTACGCCTGCGCACAAGCCTGTTCCGAATCACTCTTTCTTCCGCGCCACACCAGGGCATGGGATCTGAATTTTACGATCGGTGAAAGCTGTCTCGCGCATCAGTCTGTTGAATGTCATCGCTGTCAGGATAGTTGTGAACCCATGGCCATTACTTTTCGCCCCACACTGTCCGGTATTTATCAGCCACAGCTCGACAATCAGGCATGTAACGGATGCGGCGCATGTGTCGCTATTTGTCCGGTATCAGCCATCAATGCGGAGTACAACCATGGACACTAACTGGCAGGTCTGTAGCCTGGTCGTTCAGGCCAAAAGTCAGCACATCAATGATATCGCCAAACAGTTACGTTCGTTTCCAGGTTGCGAAGTTGCGCTTAGCGATGTGGAAAGCGGCCAACTGATCGTCGTGGTAGAAGCTGAACAAAGTGAAATGCTAATGAAAACAATTGAGTCAGTACGCAACGTTGCGGGCGTACTGGCGGTGTCGCTGGTTTATCACCAGCAGGATGAGCAAGGTGAGGAAACACCATGAAACTCAGTCGTCGTAGCTTTATGAAAGCTAACGCCGTTGCGGCCGCTGCGGCGGCTGCCGGGTTAAGCGTGCCGGGCGTTGCCCGCGCGGTCGTCGGTCAGCAAGAAGCGATCAAATGGGACAAAGCCCCGTGCAGATTTTGCGGCACGGGCTGTGGCGTATTGGTCGGGACGCAGCAAGGGCGTGTTGTGGCATGTCAGGGCGATCCAGATGCGCCGGTTAACCGTGGTCTTAACTGCATCAAAGGTTACTTCCTGCCGAAGATCATGTACGGAAAAGACCGTTTAACGCAGCCGATGCTGCGCATGAAAGACGGCAAATATCATAAAGAAGGTGAGTTCACGCCAATCACCTGGGATCAAGCCTTCGATGTGATGGAAGAGAAATTCAAAACGTCGCTGAAAGAAAAAGGACCAGAAGCGATTGGCATGTTTGGTTCCGGTCAGTGGACTATCTGGGAAGGCTACGCGGCAGCGAAGCTGTTCAAAGCGGGTTTCCGCTCAAACAACATTGACCCGAACGCACGTCACTGCATGGCATCGGCGGTAGTGGGCTTCATGCGTACCTTTGGTATGGATGAGCCGATGGGCTGCTATGACGATATCGAGCAAGCGGATGCGTTCGTTCTTTGGGGCTCGAACATGGCGGAGATGCACCCGATCCTGTGGTCGCGCATCACTAACCGTCGTCTGTCCGATCCGAATGTTAACGTCGCTGTGCTCTCGACCTTCCAGCATCGTAGTTTTGAACTGGCCGATAACGGTATCGTCTTTACGCCGCAGAGCGACCTGGTGATCCTCAACTATATCGCCAATTACATCATTCAAAACAATGCGGTAAACCAGGAGTTCTTCAGCAAACACGTCAACTTGCGCAAAGGGGCGACGGATATCGGCTACGGCTTACGCCCAACGCACCCGCTTGAGAAAGCCGCGAAAAATCCGGGTTCCGATGCATCCGAACCGATCAGTTTCGAAGAGTACAAGGCGTTTGTTGCCGAATATACGCTGGATAAAACTGCAGAGATGACCGGTGTTCCGAAAGATCAGTTGGAACAACTGGCGCAGCTGTATGCTGATCCGAAGAAGAAAGTCATCTCCTACTGGACGATGGGCTTTAACCAGCATACCCGTGGTGTATGGGCCAACAACCTGGTCTACAACCTGCATCTGTTGACCGGCAAAATTTCCCAGCCGGGTTGCGGCCCGTTCTCACTGACCGGCCAGCCTTCCGCCTGCGGTACCGCACGTGAAGTCGGGACGTTCTCACACCGTCTGCCTGCGGACATGGTGGTGACAAACGAAAAACACCGCGATATCTGTGAAAAGCACTGGAATATTCCTGCGGGGACGATTCCGGCGAAAGTGGGTCTGCACGCGGTAGCACAAGACCGCGCCCTGAAAGACGGCAAGCTCAATGTCTACTGGGTGATGTGTAACAACAACATGCAGGCCGGACCGAACATCAACGAAGAGCGTATGCCGGGCTGGCGCGATCCGCGTAACTTTATCATCGTTTCCGATCCTTACCCGACGGTCAGCGCGCTGGCAGCCGATCTGATCCTACCGACGGCGATGTGGGTCGAGAAAGAAGGGGCTTACGGCAACGCCGAGCGCCGTACTCAGTTCTGGCGTCAGCAGATTAAAGCGCCGGGTGAAGCGAAATCGGATCTCTGGCAGATGGTGCAGTTTGCCCGTCGTTTCAAAACCGAAGAGGTCTGGCCTGAAGCGCTGCTGGCACAGAAGCCGGAGTTACGCGGTAAAACACTGTATGACGTCCTGTTCGCCACACCGGCGGTGACGAAATTCCCGGTGAGCGAACTGGCAGAAGATCAACTGAACGATGAGTCCCGCGAACTGGGCTTCTACCTGCAAAAAGGGTTGTTCGAAGAGTACGCCTGGTTTGGTCGCGGTCATGGGCACGATCTTGCCCCCTTCGACGATTACCATAAGGCGCGCGGTTTACGCTGGCCGGTGGTTGAAGGTAAAGAGACCCAATGGCGCTACAGCGAAGGTCATGACCCGTACGTGAAGGCCGGCGAAAGCTACAAGTTCTACGGTAAACCAGACGGCAAAGCGGTGATTTTCGCGCTGCCATTTGAGCCGGCAGCGGAAGCACCGGATAAAGAGTATGACCTGTGGCTCTCTACCGGGCGTGTGCTGGAACACTGGCATACCGGCAGTATGACGCGCCGCGTGCCAGAACTGCACCGTGCCTTCCCGGAAGCCGTGCTGTTTATTCATCCTCTGGATGCGAAAGCGCGCGATCTGCGTCGTGGCGATAAGGTCAAAGTGGTTTCCCGTCGTGGTGAGGTGATTTCGATTGTGGAAACACGCGGTCGTAACCGCCCACCGCAGGGTCTGGTGTACATGCCGTTCTTCGATGCCGCTCAGCTGGTGAACAACCTGACGCTGGATGCGACAGATCCGCTTTCTAAAGAAACGGATTTCAAGAAGTGCGCTGTGAAACTGGCGAAGGTGTAACGCGTTATGTCCCGGTCAGCTAAACTCCAAAATGGCCGCCGCCGCTTTCTGCGCGATATGGTTCGCGCAGCGGGCGGGCTGGCCGCCGTTGGCGTGGCGCTGGGGTTGCAACAACAAACGGCACGCGCAACCGGTGTACGGCTGCGCCCGCCCGGGGCCGTGAATGAGAGTGCTTTCGCCAGCGCCTGCGTACGCTGCGGGCAGTGCGTGCAGGCATGTCCTTATGACACGCTGAAGCTGGCGACGCTGGCCTCCGGGCTGGCGGCGGGGACGCCGTATTTTATCGCTCGCGACATTCCCTGCGAAATGTGTGAAGACATTCCGTGCGCCAAAGTGTGCCCAAGCGGGGCGTTGGATCGGGATATCGAATCCATTGATGATTCACGCATGGGGCTGGCGGTGCTGCTGGATCACGAGAACTGCCTCAATTACCAGGGACTGCGCTGCGACGTCTGCTATCGCGAGTGCCCGAAAATCGATGAAGCCATCACCCTGGAACTGGATCGCAACATGCGTACCGGCAAACATGCGCGGTTTCTGCCTACCGTGCATAGCGATGCCTGTACCGGATGTGGCAAATGCGAAAAGGTGTGTGTGCTGGAGCAACCGGCCATAAAAGTGCTGCCGTTGTCACTGGCAAAAGGGGAGTTGGGACACCATTACCGCTTCGGCTGGCTGGAGGGGAACAATGGCAAATCGTAAACGTGATACCGGGCGCGAAGCACGGGCGAAAAAAGGCTGGTGGCGGAGTCACCGTTGGTTGGTGTTACGTCGTCTGAGCCAGTTTCTGGTGTTGGCGATGTTTCTCAGCGGTCCCTGGTTTGGCGTGTGGATCCTGCACGGCAACTACAGCAGTAGTCTGTTGCTGGATACCGTTCCCTTAACCGATCCGTTGATTACGCTGCAAAGTCTGGCCAGTGGGCATCTGCCCGCAACGGTCGCGTTAACCGGGGCGATCATCATTACGGTGTTGTATGCCCTTGCCGGCAAACGCGTATTTTGCAGTTGGGTCTGCCCAATGAATCCGGTGACTGATTTAGCCAGCGGGTTGCGCAGACGGTTTGACCTGAATCAGTCCGCAACCCTTCCCCGGCATATACGGTACGTCCTGCTGATCGTCATCCTGGTCGGTTCTGCTCTGACAGGCACGTTGTTGTGGGAGTGGATAAACCCGGTGTCTCTGCTGGGACGTAGCCTGGTCATGGGGTTCGGTAGTGGGGCGCTGCTGATTATTGCCCTGTTTTTGTTTGATTTACTGGTCGTTGAGCATGGCTGGTGCGGGCACCTTTGCCCATTGGGCGCGCTGTATAGCGTCGTGGGAAGTAAAGGGGCATTAACCGTTTCGGCGAAAGGCCGCGAGAGATGTAACCGCTGTATGGATTGTTTTCATGTTTGCCCGGAACCGCATGTGCTACGTGCGCCGGTGCTGGATGAGCAAAGCCCGGTGCAGGTAACCAGTCGCGATTGCACGGCCTGCGGTCGCTGTGTGGATGTCTGTTCTGAGGATGTTTTTACAATAACAACACGATGGAGTTCGGGAGCGAAATCATGAAAAGCCATGACCTGATTAAAGCGCTGAGTCAATGGACGGCCGCGCTGGCCCTGGTAGTGAGTGGGGCAGTTTGGGCTGCAAACGGAGTGGATCTGAGCCAGTCGCCGGAAGTCTCGGGGACGCAGGAAGGGGCGATTCGCATGCCGAAAGAGCAAGAGCGTATGCCGTTGAACTATGTGAATCAGCCACCGATGATTCCGCACAGCGTTGACGGTTACCAGGTGACGACCAACACCAACCGCTGCCTGCAATGCCACGGTGTGGAAAGCTATCGCACCACTGGCGCGCCGCGCATTAGCCCG is a window of Citrobacter sp. Marseille-Q6884 DNA encoding:
- a CDS encoding multidrug ABC transporter permease/ATP-binding protein, producing the protein MELLLLVWRQYRWPFISVMALSLASAALGIGLIAFINQRLIETVDTTLMVLPEFLGLLLLLMVVTLGSQLALTTLGHHFVYRLRSEFIKRILDTHVERIEQLGSASLLAGLTSDIRNITIAFVRLPELVQGIILTVGSAAYLAMLSTKMLLVTAIWMAIIIWGGFVLVARVYKHMATLRETEDKLYNDYQTVLEGRKELTLNRERAEHIFNQLYVPDAKEYRHHIIRADTFHLSAVNWSNIMMLGAIGLVFWMANSLGWADTNVAATYSLTLLFLRTPLLSAVGALPTLLTAQVAFNKLNKFALAPFKAEFPRAAAFPNWKTLELRNVVFHYQDNPFSVGPVNLTIHRGELIFLIGGNGSGKSTLAMLLTGLYQPQSGEILLDGKAVSVEKPEDYRKLFSAVFTDVWLFDKLLGPEGKEANPALVAKWLEHLKMAHKLELNDGRILNLKLSKGQKKRVALLLAVAEERDIILLDEWAADQDPHFRREFYQVLLPLMQDMGKTVFAISHDDHYFIHADRLLEMRNGQLTELLGDERDAASRDAVARTA
- the mgtE gene encoding magnesium transporter, yielding MSVINKNSARLRDEERARLIWLLTTDKAIISTLLGKLTLAEQYDVGTLADDIAEVGALVAHLPPPDLADTLEALPSEERHALWRLIQSDKRGYVLLEASENVWDDLIDEMSDRELLDALQYLDIDEQIYLVQHLPRNLTGRLLATLPAEERARVRQVLHYEKNRVGAIMEFEVITVRPDVTLEVVQRYLRRLGKMPENTDKLFVTDRDKVLVGELTLTCILLNDVQRKVSEVMEDDPLTFAPEDIAEHAARTFERDNLVSAAVVDPSGKLMGRLTIDEIVDVVYEETDTDLRRMGGLSAEEDVFAPVTKAVKTRWAWLAINLCTAFIASRVIDGFEHTISQLVALASLMPIVAGIGGNTGNQTITMIVRALALQNIQPGNLTFLILREMGVALINGLVWGGIMGGITWWLYDDMALGGVMTLAMMLNLLMAALMGVIIPMTMVKLGRDPAVGSSVMITAITDTGGFFIFLGLATIFLL
- the mqo gene encoding malate dehydrogenase (quinone), which translates into the protein MKKVTAMLFTMALGLNVVSMAAKAKATEEQETDVLLIGGGIMSATLGTYLQELEPQWSMTMVERLDGVAQESSNGWNNAGTGHSALMELNYTPKKADGTVSIEKAVEINEAFQISRQFWAYQVNNGVMHDPRSFITTVPHMSFVWGDENVNFLRARYAALQQSSLFRGMRYSEDHAQIKEWAPLVMEGRDPKQKVAATRTEIGTDVNYGEITRQLIASLQKKPNFALQLSTEVRGFKRNADNSWTVTVADLKNNEAEHDIKAKFVFIGAGGAALKLLQETDIPEAKGYAGFPVGGQFLVAENPDVVNRHLAKVYGQASVGAPPMSVPHIDTRILDGKRVVLFGPFATFSTKFLKNGSLWDLLSSTTTSNFMPMVNVGLDNFDLVKYLVSQVMLSDDDRFAALQEYYPQAKKEDWRLWQAGQRVQIIKSDAEKGGVLRLGTEVVSDKEGTIAALLGASPGASTAAPIMLHLMEKVFKDKVASPEWQAKLKTIIPSYGTKLNGNVQATEQELQYTSEVLGLKYDKPQVADVAPLPQLKPQAQPQPEQKAVADIAL
- the eco gene encoding serine protease inhibitor ecotin, encoding MKTIVPAVLLATFASTTTWAATHDANTQPLEKVAPYPKAEKGMKRQVIQLAPEKDESTLKVELLIGQTLEVDCNRHRLGGELDSKTLEGWGYDYYVFDKVTSPVSTMMACPDGKKEKKFITAYLGEDGMLRYNSKLPIVVYTPENVEVKYRIWKADENVQNAVVR
- the napF gene encoding ferredoxin-type protein NapF encodes the protein MVDLSRRGMLTGSWRNASNGIRPPWSREASHFFTHCLRCDACIQACETDILQRGQGGYPSVNFKHGECSFCYACAQACSESLFLPRHTRAWDLNFTIGESCLAHQSVECHRCQDSCEPMAITFRPTLSGIYQPQLDNQACNGCGACVAICPVSAINAEYNHGH
- the napD gene encoding chaperone NapD, whose translation is MDTNWQVCSLVVQAKSQHINDIAKQLRSFPGCEVALSDVESGQLIVVVEAEQSEMLMKTIESVRNVAGVLAVSLVYHQQDEQGEETP
- the napA gene encoding nitrate reductase catalytic subunit NapA, producing MKLSRRSFMKANAVAAAAAAAGLSVPGVARAVVGQQEAIKWDKAPCRFCGTGCGVLVGTQQGRVVACQGDPDAPVNRGLNCIKGYFLPKIMYGKDRLTQPMLRMKDGKYHKEGEFTPITWDQAFDVMEEKFKTSLKEKGPEAIGMFGSGQWTIWEGYAAAKLFKAGFRSNNIDPNARHCMASAVVGFMRTFGMDEPMGCYDDIEQADAFVLWGSNMAEMHPILWSRITNRRLSDPNVNVAVLSTFQHRSFELADNGIVFTPQSDLVILNYIANYIIQNNAVNQEFFSKHVNLRKGATDIGYGLRPTHPLEKAAKNPGSDASEPISFEEYKAFVAEYTLDKTAEMTGVPKDQLEQLAQLYADPKKKVISYWTMGFNQHTRGVWANNLVYNLHLLTGKISQPGCGPFSLTGQPSACGTAREVGTFSHRLPADMVVTNEKHRDICEKHWNIPAGTIPAKVGLHAVAQDRALKDGKLNVYWVMCNNNMQAGPNINEERMPGWRDPRNFIIVSDPYPTVSALAADLILPTAMWVEKEGAYGNAERRTQFWRQQIKAPGEAKSDLWQMVQFARRFKTEEVWPEALLAQKPELRGKTLYDVLFATPAVTKFPVSELAEDQLNDESRELGFYLQKGLFEEYAWFGRGHGHDLAPFDDYHKARGLRWPVVEGKETQWRYSEGHDPYVKAGESYKFYGKPDGKAVIFALPFEPAAEAPDKEYDLWLSTGRVLEHWHTGSMTRRVPELHRAFPEAVLFIHPLDAKARDLRRGDKVKVVSRRGEVISIVETRGRNRPPQGLVYMPFFDAAQLVNNLTLDATDPLSKETDFKKCAVKLAKV
- the napG gene encoding ferredoxin-type protein NapG, with translation MSRSAKLQNGRRRFLRDMVRAAGGLAAVGVALGLQQQTARATGVRLRPPGAVNESAFASACVRCGQCVQACPYDTLKLATLASGLAAGTPYFIARDIPCEMCEDIPCAKVCPSGALDRDIESIDDSRMGLAVLLDHENCLNYQGLRCDVCYRECPKIDEAITLELDRNMRTGKHARFLPTVHSDACTGCGKCEKVCVLEQPAIKVLPLSLAKGELGHHYRFGWLEGNNGKS
- the napH gene encoding quinol dehydrogenase ferredoxin subunit NapH, coding for MANRKRDTGREARAKKGWWRSHRWLVLRRLSQFLVLAMFLSGPWFGVWILHGNYSSSLLLDTVPLTDPLITLQSLASGHLPATVALTGAIIITVLYALAGKRVFCSWVCPMNPVTDLASGLRRRFDLNQSATLPRHIRYVLLIVILVGSALTGTLLWEWINPVSLLGRSLVMGFGSGALLIIALFLFDLLVVEHGWCGHLCPLGALYSVVGSKGALTVSAKGRERCNRCMDCFHVCPEPHVLRAPVLDEQSPVQVTSRDCTACGRCVDVCSEDVFTITTRWSSGAKS
- the napB gene encoding nitrate reductase cytochrome c-type subunit; protein product: MKSHDLIKALSQWTAALALVVSGAVWAANGVDLSQSPEVSGTQEGAIRMPKEQERMPLNYVNQPPMIPHSVDGYQVTTNTNRCLQCHGVESYRTTGAPRISPTHFMDSDGKVLAEVAPRRYFCLQCHVPQADAAPIVENTFTPSKGYGK